GGATGGCTCTTTTCCTCTCCCAGGTGTGGCAAGGAAACAGGCCAAAAGCCGCTTACTACCCGTGCCGTCCACATGATGCTGAACAAATATGGCTATATGGCTCGCATACCAAACCTGCACCCGCATATGCTGCGCCACTCCTTTTGCAAAAACCTGCTGGATGCCGGAGAAGACCTGGCCACTGTCGCGAGATTAGCCGGGCACAGCACACTGGAAGTGACGCGCCGTTATGTGGAACCATCGGCAGAGGACCTGGCTGCCGCGGTGGAAATGGTGGCGTGGAATTAGCCAACTGACAATGAACCCAAGAAAGCAGATGGTGCTGATGATTTGGCGCGTTGAGGAGGATTAAGTCGACAAAACAACAATAGAGTCGACAAAAACAGATATTATTTTTAGCAGGAAATGGAAAATGCATGGAGAAATTTGAACATTGTTGGAGGTATTCAAAATAATGCTCCAATCAAGATATGATATTACGAACTTTAACACCATGTTGTTGAGGGCTAATGCAATAGCCCCTTATTATTCGATGTTCCCACTGGATTTTCCTTTAAAGCACTTATCAATGGCCCACCGTGGACAATGGGTATTAGATCCATTTTGCGGGAGAGGGACCACAAATTATGCAGCCCGTTTATTAGGTCTTCCAACCATAGCAATTGATTCAAATCCGGTTGCTGTTGCAATTACCAGATCGAAACTGGTCGATGTTACTCCTGACATGGTTATTCAATTATGTAAAGATATTCTCGCATCCAAACGGAAACCCAAGGGAATTCCGACAGGACAATTTTGGGATCTTTGTTACCACAAAAAAACATTGTATCAGATATGTCTTATTAGAGAAACCCTTTTGGAAGAAAGTAATGAACCGGCTCATGCAGCACTTTTGGGGATTATGTTGGGGATACTGCACGGTGGCTTGAACAAAGGAGTTCCATCGTACCTTTCCAACCAAATGCCGCGAACCTATGCGACGAAACCTGTCCCCGCAGTTCGCTATTGGAAAAAACATGGGTTGGAGCCTCCACATGTAGATGTGTTTGAAGTAGTTGCTCGCCGTGTCAGATATATTTTTGCCAGACTGCCCCGTCCTGTAGAATATGCTGTTTACTTAGGTGATAGCCGTGAAATCAGAGAATGTAGTATCACACAGAAAATCGATTGGGTTATAACATCGCCGCCTTATCCAGGAATGCGCACATATTATCCTGATCAGTGGTTAAGAAACTGGTTTGTGGGCGGAAAACCAGATGTGGAATATGTATGTAGTTCACAAATTGGGCGATATTCCGGTGCTGAATATATTAAATCGCTAGCCTGTGTATGGCGGGAAGTGGCAAATGTTTGTCGTCCTGGGGCGAAGTTGGTTGTTAGGTTTGGTGCGTTGCCGAGTGTTGGTCGCAGCCCCCTGGAAGTACTAACAGAATCCCTATCAGAAGCTGCTTGCGGGTGGGTTATCACTGGTGTAGAGAGTGCAGGTACCGCTTGCAATGGCAAAAGACAGGCAGAGCAATTCAATAGTAAAGCAAAACATCCCATTGAAGAAATTGATGTTGTAGCAACCCTGGAGTGATCTTTTTGTTTAAAGCTGATGCGTTGGATGCAGTTAGAGATTCTGTTCGTCGCAGGACAACAGAAGATAAAATCCTCCTTGATGACCTGAGATCAGAAGTGCGCCCTTTGCGCAGCCATGTGCAGGTAATAAGGCCTCGTTCAACCACTGCCGTATCGTTAGTAGCCAGTGACGGAGGTAATAACCGGCTATTCTTTGACCCTTTCATGATTCAGTTTGTGCGTGTTGTTGACTCTTACGGTAAAGAGTTTTTTGTTGATGCAGTATCGCCAACAACCGACACAGAGGCATTGAGTAAATCGCAATTTACACCCGAAGGACATCCCAAAACTGCCCTGGGCGTAATGATGCAAGAGCTGGGAGTATCATACTTATGGGAGTTAAGCCACATGATTCCAAACACCAAAGAAGCTCCTAGAGAGAGGATAAACCCGTCCTGGGTTATGGTGTACAGGGATCTGTGTGAGTGGGCTGTCTTGTATGAACGCATTTGTAAAAACACTTTTGCAGCTGACACACTTATTGTGAGAGATGGTTTACTACGCAGCAAAATATTCAGGGGCGATAGCTTTATCAAGTGGCGCAAAAATGTGGAAGAGTCAATTGTACGCATAGAACGAGAAGACAGACGGCGTGTATATCTGGTCGGAATAGCAAAGCGCAGCAAGGTTCTAACCAGGTATAATCTTGCCTTAATGGTAGAAAGAATTATGCCACCTGGTGATCCCTGTTTTATAAAAATTCCTCGGGAGATGGAATCCAAGGCCTACATTTGGCCTGAATATGCCAGGGGGGCTGAAGTAGAAGACTCCGGGGGCGAGGCTCCGAAATTTGTTGCAGGGGACATGTATTTTGTCCGTTTCGGTACTCATTGGGGTGATCCTATCTGGACGGTAGACATTCTGAGTTCGCAGAGCGGACGGGCAAACGAAATATTCGGATACCTCCTGGCCGATGCCATAAATGGGTTCCCGATTCCACTCTACCCCCGGTGCCTGCAAATAGCACATGAATATGCGCAGGTTTCCGGATTTGACATGGAAATACTACAAAATGAAATATTTACAGCGATCAGAGATCTTTTAGAGGAGAACAACCGATGGGTACTTGACCAGTTTCAGTTCCATCCGGGAGGGGGTTAGTGTGAAGCTTTTCGACAAAGATAATGTTGTGGGTATATTCAGAGGCTTTAGTGAAGGCGGCCTGGAGTTTCACGCTGATCTTGTGCTTCCTTATCGGAATGAATTTCAGAACAGCCCCATGCACGGCCAGTTTATACTAGTGCAGCTGGAAACCGAAAATGAAGCAGTGCTTGGCAGAGTTGCCTCAATCTCATCCGAAGGTAGGCTTATTTCAAGCGACGGTGAGGACTTTGGTATCAGGGCAGTATTAGAAGGGCGTCCAATCCCGGAGGATCTACGTGAAAAATATTTGAAGTACAGAGTGAGTATCCGCGTTCTCGGCTTGGTCAGAGTTACCGAAAACCATTTTGTGTTTGCGCCTTCTCACCGGCGTTTGCCTCACGTTGGCAGTAAAGTAGCTTTTCCATCCGACGATGTGCTTAAAGAAATAGCTGGACATAACCTTGAAGGAGCTGAAATCGGTCATCTGGCTTATGGCGAGTTTATCTTCGCAGGCGATGACCATCGTATAGCCCTGGAGCCATGGATGCAGGTTCGCTATCCTAAGATTGTACCCAGATTTAATATAAATAACCTAGTATCCCGTAGAACAGTAGTTTTTGCCAGAGCAGGCTTCGGTAAATCGAATTTAAACAAGCTCTTGTTTGCACATCTATATAAAGAAACACCAACGGTTGAAAAAAGAGGTGGGAAACGTACCCCAGTTGGAACGCTAATTTTTGACCCGGACGGAGAATACTTCTGGCCCGATGATAAAAACAGGCCCGGCTTATGCGATGTTCCTGAGCTAGAGGATAAGATTGTTCTTTTTACAAACCGGCGTGGGCCAAGCGAGTTCTATAATTCTTTCATTGCTGGCGGTATAAAGTTGGATATACGTAGGCTTCGG
The sequence above is a segment of the Desulfurispora thermophila DSM 16022 genome. Coding sequences within it:
- a CDS encoding DNA methyltransferase; its protein translation is MLEVFKIMLQSRYDITNFNTMLLRANAIAPYYSMFPLDFPLKHLSMAHRGQWVLDPFCGRGTTNYAARLLGLPTIAIDSNPVAVAITRSKLVDVTPDMVIQLCKDILASKRKPKGIPTGQFWDLCYHKKTLYQICLIRETLLEESNEPAHAALLGIMLGILHGGLNKGVPSYLSNQMPRTYATKPVPAVRYWKKHGLEPPHVDVFEVVARRVRYIFARLPRPVEYAVYLGDSREIRECSITQKIDWVITSPPYPGMRTYYPDQWLRNWFVGGKPDVEYVCSSQIGRYSGAEYIKSLACVWREVANVCRPGAKLVVRFGALPSVGRSPLEVLTESLSEAACGWVITGVESAGTACNGKRQAEQFNSKAKHPIEEIDVVATLE